A single region of the Brachypodium distachyon strain Bd21 chromosome 3, Brachypodium_distachyon_v3.0, whole genome shotgun sequence genome encodes:
- the LOC100822863 gene encoding uncharacterized protein LOC100822863, with amino-acid sequence MVHPCDREAWELMHPSDGEVWKKFDQDYKDFAANPRHIRCSVSTDDYTPYPFKLGTTPRSTWSVSLNILNGPPGTLLNPESVLPTVIIPGPEVPKNIINAMVQTLIEELLLLWEGVEIWDGSAKEFLTMRGAVLWLHDFPDYSGYYGWGTRRIVGADICGCCGPISSQKVQKCSDDYSVAVSAEHQINGDLPHGRVPIGGGDVCEGFTETLKFDTPPPPGILQGGAPAQVVVDATDSVMCPLCLMSTMLPMRKGSHHPRHCGWCEHIEVDLLLPSALSLCRVCELGISELVVAT; translated from the exons ATGGTGCATCCATGTGATAGGGAAGCTTGGGAGCTGATGCATCCATCTGATGGGGAAGTTTGGAAGAAATTTGACCAGGATTACAAAGACTTTGCAGCAAATCCTAGACACATCCGTTGTTCTGTAAGCACTGATGATTACACTCCTTATCCATTCAAGTTGGGTACTACTCCTCGCTCGACTTGGTCTGTTTCTCTGAATATACTAAATGGCCCTCCTGGCACACTGCTAAATCCAGAGTCCGTGCTCCCTACCGTTATTATCCCTGGCCCTGAAGTTCCAAAGAATATAATAAATGCTATGGTTCAGACTTTAATTGAAGAGCTGTTGTTGCTGTGGGAAGGGGTAGAAATATGGGATGGTTCAGCCAAGGAATTTCTTACAATGAGGGGAGCCGTTTTATGGCTCCATGATTTCCCTGACTATAGTGGCTATTATGGATGGGGCACACGTAGAATTGTCGGTGCAGATATCTGTGGTTGCTGCGGTCCAATCAGCAGCCAGAAAGTGCAAAAATGCAGT GATGATTATTCAGTAGCTGTGAGTGCTGAACATCAGATCAATGGTGACCTGCCCCATGGGCGTGTACCAATCGGAGGTGGTGACGTCTGTGAAGGTTTCACAGAG ACCCTGAAGTTTGAtacaccgccgccaccagggATTCTACAAGGTGGAGCACCTGCACAG GTTGTGGTTGATGCAACTGATTCAGTCATGTGTCCCCTATGTCTAATGAGCACGATGTTACCAATGCGTAAGGGCAGCCACCACCCAAGACACTGCGGATGGTGTGAGCACATTGAAGTTGACCTTTTACTGCCATCTGCACTCTCTTTATGTCGTGTTTGTGAACTGGGTATTAGTGAACTTGTTGTTGCTACCTGA
- the LOC100822550 gene encoding protein CHLOROPLAST IMPORT APPARATUS 2 isoform X1 — translation MTSSCIPTGLRLDLDMVKAGAAHSSSSASPSSTLSEASSSSATSVSLKRARAPRKRPNQAYNEAAALLASIHPSVFPVKKSPKTASQRSSSALAFVSGSGAAASDLLPPLPVLADAAFLLRDSPPPPPPPDAKHCSSPAPVSSAFREFRDPAPSPASPEAGAADEEPGELDFDDDACFDAESILLDADEAAVDGIDGIMGSLTMEGGAGISDDSVLSSSGIHPYLRSLMVVGLAGRFELGLGSGSSRHGGARPNLNRALKRRDDDDGGAAWWMWPAVPVKDITVAPPPTPAPQQQQPAAATMPEPAPEKKKSKKKKVVKLEKVMMAKENEKCEEEAADGTTVDGNGDDDCTAPTKAPKTGLGLKLDADDVLKEWSGKGSMFAEGGGPESTESAAEVRAKLADIDLFPENGAAGGIREASVMRYKEKRRNRLFSKKIRYQVRKVNADCRPRMKGRFVRSPSLLQQALEEET, via the exons ATGACGTCGTCTTGCATCCCGACGGGGCTGCGGCTGGACCTGGACATGGTgaaggcgggggcggcgcactcgtcgtcgtcggcgtcgccgtcgtccaCGCTGTCGGaggcttcgtcttcgtcggcGACCTCGGTGTCGCTGAAGCGGGCCCGGGCCCCCAGGAAGCGGCCCAACCAGGCCTACAACGAGGCCGCGGCCCTGCTCGCCTCCATCCACCCCTCCGTCTTCCCCGTCAAGAAGAGCCCCAAGACCGCCTCCCaacgctcctcctccgccctcgccttcgtctccggctccggcgccgccgcctccgacctcctcccgccgctccccgtcctcgccgacgccgccttcctcctccgcgactcgccccctccgccgcccccgccagATGCCAAGCACTGctcgtccccggcgccggtgaGCAGCGCCTTCCGGGAGTTCCGCGACCCGGCAccgtcgccggcgagccctGAAGctggcgccgccgacgaggagcCCGGTGAGCTCGACTTCGACGACGACGCCTGCTTCGACGCGGAGTCCATCCTGCtcgacgccgacgaggccgCGGTGGACGGCATCGACGGCATCATGGGCAGCCTCACCAtggagggcggcgccggcattTCCGACGACTCCGTCCTCTCCAGCTCCGGCATACACCCGTACCTCAGGAGCCTCATGGTGgtcggcctcgccggccgcttcgagctcggcctcggctccggctcctcccgccacggcggcgcgcggcccAACCTCAACCGCGCACTCAAGcgccgcgacgacgacgacggcggcgccgcctggTGGATGTGGCCCGCCGTGCCCGTCAAGGACATCACCGTCGCGCCACCGCCAACGCCGGCtccacaacaacaacaaccggcggcagcgacaatgccggagccggcgccggagaagaagaagagcaagaagaagaaggtcgtGAAGCTGGAGAAGGTGATGATGGCCAAGGAGAATGAGAAATGcgaggaggaagccgccgATGGAACAACAGTGGACGGCAATGGCGATGACGACTGCACGGCACCGACGAAGGCGCCCAAGACCGGGCTGGGGCTGAAGCTGGACGCTGACGATGTGCTCAAGGAATGGTCCGGCAAAGGGTCGATGTTCGCCGAGGGTGGCGGGCCGGAGTCGACGGAGTCGGCAGCCGAAGTGCGG GCAAAACTTGCAGACATTGACCTGTTCCCAGAGAATGGGGCTGCTGGTGGCATCAGGGAAGCGAGCGTGATGAGGTACAAGGAGAAGCGGCGCAACCGGCTGTTCTCAAAGAAGATCCGGTACCAGGTCCGGAAGGTGAACGCCGACTGCCGGCCTCGGATGAAG GGAAGGTTTGTTAGGAGCCCATCTCTTCTTcagcaagccctggaggaagAGACCTAA
- the MPK14 gene encoding uncharacterized protein LOC100839537 — MAMLVDPPNGMGNQGKHYYSMWQTLFEIDTKYVPIKPIGRGAYGIVCSSINRETNEKVAIKKIHNVFDNRVDALRTLRELKLLRHLRHENVISLKDIMMPVQRRSFKDVYLVYELMDTDLHQIIKSPQGLSNDHCQYFLFQLLRGLKYLHSAEILHRDLKPGNLLVNANCDLKICDFGLARTNSSKGQFMTEYVVTRWYRAPELLLCCDNYGTSIDVWSVGCIFAELLGRKPIFPGTECLNQLKLIVNVLGTMSESDLEFIDNPKARRYIKTLPYTPGVPLASMYPHAHPLAIDLLQKMLIFDPTKRISVTEALEHPYMSPLYDPSANPPAQVPIDLDLDENISADMIREMMWQEMLHYHPEAATAISM, encoded by the exons ATGGCAATGCTGGTGGATCCTCCAAATGGCATGGGAAACCAAGGGAAGCATTACTACTCTATGTGGCAAACCTTATTTGAGATTGACACCAAGTATGTGCCGATCAAGCCCATTGGCCGTGGAGCTTATGGAATAGTTTGCTCATCCATAAATCGTGAGACAAACGAGAAAGTAGCAATAAAGAAGATACACAATGTCTTTGACAACCGTGTGGATGCACTAAGGACCTTGCGGGAGCTGAAACTCCTTCGGCATCTCCGCCATGAGAATGTTATTTCCTTGAAGGATATAATGATGCCTGTACAAAGAAGGAGCTTTAAAGATGTCTACTTGGTTTATGAACTCATGGATACTGACCTGCatcaaataatcaaatcaccTCAGGGGCTTTCGAATGACCACTGCCAATACTTTCTTTTTCAG TTGCTCCGAGGACTGAAATATCTCCATTCAGCAGAGATACTCCACAGAGACCTTAAACCTGGGAACCTGCTGGTGAATGCAAACTGTGATCTGAAGATATGTGATTTTGGTCTTGCACGTACAAACAGTAGTAAAGGCCAGTTTATGACTGAATACGTCGTCACCCGCTGGTATAGGGCTCCTGAGCTGCTGCTCTGCTGTGACAACTATGGCACTTCCATTGATGTTTGGTCTGTTGGCTGCATCTTTGCTGAGCTGCTTGGCCGCAAGCCTATTTTCCCGGGAACAGAATGCCTAAACCAGTTAAAGCTGATAGTCAATGTTCTTGGCACCATGAGCGAGTCTGACCTAGAGTTCATCGACAACCCAAAAGCTCGCAGATACATCAAGACCCTTCCCTACACTCCTGGTGTTCCCCTCGCAAGTATGTACCCGCATGCACACCCTCTCGCGATTGATCTATTACAGAAGATGCTCATCTTCGATCCTACCAAAAGGATCAGTGTGACCGAGGCCCTTGAGCATCCTTACATGTCTCCTCTGTATGATCCAAGTGCAAATCCTCCTGCGCAAGTGCCCATCGACCTCGACTTAGATGAGAACATCAGCGCAGATATGATCCGGGAAATGATGTGGCAAGAGATGCTTCACTACCATCCTGAAGCTGCTACAGCAATAAGCATGTGA
- the LOC100822550 gene encoding protein CHLOROPLAST IMPORT APPARATUS 2 isoform X2, giving the protein MTSSCIPTGLRLDLDMVKAGAAHSSSSASPSSTLSEASSSSATSVSLKRARAPRKRPNQAYNEAAALLASIHPSVFPVKKSPKTASQRSSSALAFVSGSGAAASDLLPPLPVLADAAFLLRDSPPPPPPPDAKHCSSPAPVSSAFREFRDPAPSPASPEAGAADEEPGELDFDDDACFDAESILLDADEAAVDGIDGIMGSLTMEGGAGISDDSVLSSSGIHPYLRSLMVVGLAGRFELGLGSGSSRHGGARPNLNRALKRRDDDDGGAAWWMWPAVPVKDITVAPPPTPAPQQQQPAAATMPEPAPEKKKSKKKKVVKLEKVMMAKENEKCEEEAADGTTVDGNGDDDCTAPTKAPKTGLGLKLDADDVLKEWSGKGSMFAEGGGPESTESAAEVRAKLADIDLFPENGAAGGIREASVMRYKEKRRNRLFSKKIRYQVRKVNADCRPRMKASTRTDS; this is encoded by the exons ATGACGTCGTCTTGCATCCCGACGGGGCTGCGGCTGGACCTGGACATGGTgaaggcgggggcggcgcactcgtcgtcgtcggcgtcgccgtcgtccaCGCTGTCGGaggcttcgtcttcgtcggcGACCTCGGTGTCGCTGAAGCGGGCCCGGGCCCCCAGGAAGCGGCCCAACCAGGCCTACAACGAGGCCGCGGCCCTGCTCGCCTCCATCCACCCCTCCGTCTTCCCCGTCAAGAAGAGCCCCAAGACCGCCTCCCaacgctcctcctccgccctcgccttcgtctccggctccggcgccgccgcctccgacctcctcccgccgctccccgtcctcgccgacgccgccttcctcctccgcgactcgccccctccgccgcccccgccagATGCCAAGCACTGctcgtccccggcgccggtgaGCAGCGCCTTCCGGGAGTTCCGCGACCCGGCAccgtcgccggcgagccctGAAGctggcgccgccgacgaggagcCCGGTGAGCTCGACTTCGACGACGACGCCTGCTTCGACGCGGAGTCCATCCTGCtcgacgccgacgaggccgCGGTGGACGGCATCGACGGCATCATGGGCAGCCTCACCAtggagggcggcgccggcattTCCGACGACTCCGTCCTCTCCAGCTCCGGCATACACCCGTACCTCAGGAGCCTCATGGTGgtcggcctcgccggccgcttcgagctcggcctcggctccggctcctcccgccacggcggcgcgcggcccAACCTCAACCGCGCACTCAAGcgccgcgacgacgacgacggcggcgccgcctggTGGATGTGGCCCGCCGTGCCCGTCAAGGACATCACCGTCGCGCCACCGCCAACGCCGGCtccacaacaacaacaaccggcggcagcgacaatgccggagccggcgccggagaagaagaagagcaagaagaagaaggtcgtGAAGCTGGAGAAGGTGATGATGGCCAAGGAGAATGAGAAATGcgaggaggaagccgccgATGGAACAACAGTGGACGGCAATGGCGATGACGACTGCACGGCACCGACGAAGGCGCCCAAGACCGGGCTGGGGCTGAAGCTGGACGCTGACGATGTGCTCAAGGAATGGTCCGGCAAAGGGTCGATGTTCGCCGAGGGTGGCGGGCCGGAGTCGACGGAGTCGGCAGCCGAAGTGCGG GCAAAACTTGCAGACATTGACCTGTTCCCAGAGAATGGGGCTGCTGGTGGCATCAGGGAAGCGAGCGTGATGAGGTACAAGGAGAAGCGGCGCAACCGGCTGTTCTCAAAGAAGATCCGGTACCAGGTCCGGAAGGTGAACGCCGACTGCCGGCCTCGGATGAAGGCAAGCACTAGAACTGATTCTTGA